A section of the Streptomyces sp. NBC_01591 genome encodes:
- a CDS encoding family 78 glycoside hydrolase catalytic domain produces the protein MTYAADEDPVLYFGAALEIPERVVRARAYASALGWYRLVVNGKDLTGASLVPRFTPFEQEVEYREYDPAGAIVPGMNLFHLVVADGRFRGRLGFLARRCVYGPELAAYLHLELEFADGTRRTWGTDATWTVGRGPVVRADPKFGEFADLRIPAPWSQPHDHAQSRPVRPFSPHSRQLIAEQVPPVTAVKELTPVSVWRSPRGRQLVDFGQNFAGVARLRLTGRAGTSVRVTYSELISPDGELDTQWILSDRKKPWYQRDEVIIGAPGEWFEPSFTIHGFRYLEIEVLDQDLAPNDIVGVVLSSERDAVGLAARSVP, from the coding sequence ATGACGTACGCAGCCGACGAAGATCCGGTGCTCTACTTCGGGGCCGCCCTGGAAATTCCCGAACGGGTCGTCCGGGCCCGCGCCTACGCCTCGGCCCTGGGCTGGTACCGCCTGGTGGTCAACGGCAAGGACCTGACCGGGGCGAGCCTGGTGCCACGCTTCACGCCGTTCGAGCAGGAGGTCGAGTACCGCGAGTACGACCCGGCCGGCGCGATCGTCCCCGGCATGAATCTGTTCCACCTGGTGGTCGCCGACGGGCGTTTCCGTGGCCGCCTCGGGTTTCTCGCACGCCGCTGCGTCTACGGGCCGGAACTGGCGGCATACCTGCACTTGGAGCTGGAGTTCGCCGACGGAACCCGACGCACGTGGGGCACGGACGCCACGTGGACCGTGGGCCGCGGGCCCGTCGTGCGTGCCGACCCGAAGTTCGGTGAGTTTGCAGATCTGCGTATCCCTGCGCCGTGGAGTCAGCCTCATGACCACGCTCAGTCGCGCCCGGTGCGTCCGTTCTCCCCGCACTCCCGGCAGCTGATCGCTGAGCAGGTACCACCGGTCACTGCCGTGAAAGAGCTGACACCGGTTTCGGTGTGGCGATCCCCCAGGGGACGCCAACTGGTTGATTTCGGGCAGAACTTCGCCGGCGTCGCGCGCCTGCGCCTCACCGGCCGGGCGGGCACCTCTGTCCGCGTCACCTATAGCGAGCTCATCAGCCCTGACGGCGAGCTGGACACGCAGTGGATTCTGAGCGACAGGAAAAAGCCGTGGTACCAGCGTGACGAGGTCATCATCGGCGCCCCGGGTGAGTGGTTCGAACCGAGCTTCACCATCCACGGCTTCCGTTACCTGGAGATCGAGGTCCTGGATCAGGACCTGGCGCCCAACGACATCGTGGGCGTGGTTCTGTCCTCCGAGCGGGACGCGGTCGGGTTGGCCGCTCGTAGCGTGCCGTAG
- a CDS encoding IS1380 family transposase, whose amino-acid sequence MSKRIGLYPRVRVEGGGRGAVSQAGAVLLVETVRTLGLDDAISAALAPWRKPRTMHDPGKVLLDIALATALGGDCLADVAMLRAEADVFGPVASDPTVSRLIDALAAAGPKALTAIRAARAEVRTRVWELAGEDNPAAGGSVIVDIDGVLVLAHSEKQDATATWKKTFGHHPLVAFVDHGQAGSGEPVAALLRPGNAGSNTASDHIETTRLALAQLPKHLRRGRQTLVRTDSAGGTHAFLDWLSRRGRWLSYSVGMTITDAIHQAVLKIPKRAWTPAYDSDGTERPGAWVAEITDMPDLSTWPKGMRLIVRKERPHPGAQLRFTDVDGLRLTCFATNTKGGQLADLELRHRRRARCEDRIRNARDTSLRNLPLHDTAQNRIWLEIVSIALYLLAWMPMLALTGETRRWEPKRLRLRLFSAAAQLVNTGRRRWLRLAARWPWTSVITSAMDRLQALPNPG is encoded by the coding sequence GTGAGTAAGCGTATCGGGTTGTACCCACGTGTCCGCGTCGAGGGCGGCGGCAGAGGGGCGGTCTCGCAGGCCGGGGCGGTGCTGCTGGTCGAGACGGTCCGCACGTTGGGCCTGGACGATGCGATATCGGCGGCGCTGGCGCCCTGGCGCAAGCCGCGGACGATGCATGATCCGGGCAAGGTCCTGCTGGATATCGCACTCGCGACGGCTCTGGGCGGGGACTGCCTCGCTGATGTCGCCATGCTGCGGGCCGAGGCCGACGTGTTCGGTCCAGTGGCATCGGACCCCACGGTCTCCCGGCTCATCGACGCGCTCGCCGCGGCCGGGCCGAAGGCGCTCACCGCGATCCGCGCGGCACGAGCCGAAGTGCGCACGCGAGTATGGGAGTTGGCCGGTGAAGACAATCCGGCCGCCGGTGGCAGCGTGATCGTGGACATCGACGGCGTGCTGGTGCTTGCGCACTCCGAGAAGCAGGACGCCACCGCGACCTGGAAGAAGACCTTCGGTCACCATCCGCTCGTTGCGTTCGTCGACCACGGCCAGGCCGGTTCCGGGGAACCGGTGGCCGCGCTGCTGCGGCCTGGCAACGCAGGCTCCAACACCGCGAGCGATCACATCGAAACCACCCGCCTCGCCCTGGCCCAACTGCCCAAACACCTGCGGCGGGGACGGCAGACGCTGGTCCGCACCGACTCCGCCGGCGGCACCCACGCCTTCCTCGACTGGCTCTCCCGCCGCGGCCGGTGGCTGTCCTACTCGGTCGGAATGACCATCACCGACGCCATCCACCAGGCTGTGCTGAAGATCCCGAAACGGGCCTGGACACCGGCCTACGACTCCGACGGCACCGAACGGCCCGGCGCCTGGGTCGCAGAGATCACCGACATGCCCGACCTGAGCACCTGGCCCAAGGGCATGCGGCTGATCGTCCGCAAGGAACGGCCACACCCCGGCGCCCAGTTGCGCTTCACCGACGTTGACGGGCTGCGACTGACCTGCTTCGCGACCAACACAAAGGGCGGCCAGCTCGCCGACCTCGAACTGCGTCACCGCAGGCGGGCCCGCTGCGAGGACCGCATCCGAAACGCCCGCGATACCAGCCTGCGCAACCTGCCCCTGCACGACACAGCCCAGAACCGGATCTGGCTGGAGATCGTCTCCATCGCGCTCTACCTCCTCGCCTGGATGCCGATGCTCGCCCTGACAGGCGAAACCCGCCGTTGGGAGCCGAAGCGCCTCCGCCTCCGCTTGTTTTCCGCCGCCGCCCAGCTCGTGAACACCGGCCGCCGCCGCTGGCTCCGCCTGGCCGCCCGATGGCCCTGGACATCCGTGATCACCAGCGCCATGGACCGGCTCCAGGCCCTACCGAACCCCGGCTGA
- a CDS encoding ISAzo13 family transposase, producing MPSEVRDQLALRFGVLFPHLNERQQRLALAAEARLLGHGGVRAVARAAGVSETTVRKGVFELEGGEDPLPDGRVRRDGGGRKSAEKLDRLLVPALLALVEPDERGDPMSPLRWTTKSLRSLAGELTRQGHTASAPTVGRLLRENGFSLQANAKTLEGAQHPDRDAQFRYINDQVKDHQAEGEPVVSVDTKKKEVVGDFKNAGRQWRPAGEPVRVDVHDFPSDALGKALPYGIYDLAADTGWVNVGTDHDTAAFAVESIRRWWNGQGRLDYPQARRLLITADAGGSNGYRTRAFKTELAAFAARTGLAVTVCHMPPGTSKWNKVEHRLFSAITMNWRGRALNSHEVVVQSIAATTTRTGLTVHAELDTGTYPTGVKVSDTELNAAPVTGHAFHGEWNYTVHPHPASPADPTRPTPGPAAVFDRGALSHPALTGMTCTALAELTETLTPGWQALQKQDPATRRDGGTRRRAPGGGRKAKLDLADRVLATVLQQNLALPPTVLAHLFAVSKDTIRHTTSEIRRLMDQHAHTPAPSSTPQHPGRTPRPRHRTRRDPHDRDQTNVLILYEPLGLVKNQHVASRSPCRWCGMRIPSEVRDQLALRFGVLFPHLNERQQRLALAAEARLLGHGGVRAVARAAGVSETTVRKGVFELEGGEDPLPDGRVRRDGGGRKSAEKLDRLLVPALLALVEPDERGDPMSPLRWTTKSLRSLAGELTRQGHTASAPTVGRLLRENGFSLQANAKTLEGAQHPDRDAQFRYINDQVKDHQAEGEPVVSVDTKKKEVVGDFKNAGRQWRPAGEPVRVDVHDFPSDALGKALPYGIYDLAADTGWVNVGTDHDTAAFAVESIRRWWNGQGRLDYPQARRLLITADAGGSNGYRTRAFKTELAAFAARTGLAVTVCHMPPGTSKWNKVEHRLFSAITMNWRGRALNSHEVVVQSIAATTTRTGLTVHAELDTGTYPTGVKVSDTELNAAPVTGHAFHGEWNYTVHPHPASPADPTRPTPGPAAVFDRGALSHPALTGMTCTALAELTETLTPGWQALQKQDPATRRDGGTRRRAPGGGRKAKLDLADRVLATVLQQNLALPPTVLAHLFAVSKDTIRHTTSEIRRLMDQHAHTPQPPAAHLSTLAGLLVHATAHGATLTTETKPTC from the coding sequence ATACCGAGTGAGGTTCGTGACCAACTTGCCCTGAGATTCGGAGTGTTGTTCCCTCATCTGAATGAGCGGCAGCAGCGGCTGGCGCTGGCCGCCGAGGCCCGGCTGCTGGGGCACGGTGGGGTCCGGGCCGTCGCGCGTGCCGCAGGGGTGAGCGAGACGACGGTGCGGAAGGGTGTCTTCGAGTTGGAGGGCGGTGAGGACCCACTGCCCGATGGCCGGGTCCGCCGGGACGGCGGCGGTCGCAAGAGCGCCGAGAAGCTTGACCGGCTGCTCGTTCCGGCGTTGCTGGCGCTGGTCGAGCCGGATGAGCGGGGGGATCCGATGTCGCCGCTGCGGTGGACGACCAAGTCGCTGCGGTCTCTGGCCGGGGAGCTGACGCGGCAGGGCCATACCGCGTCGGCGCCGACCGTGGGCAGGCTGCTGCGGGAGAACGGTTTCAGTCTGCAGGCCAATGCCAAGACCCTTGAGGGCGCTCAGCACCCCGACCGGGACGCGCAGTTCCGGTACATCAACGACCAGGTCAAGGACCATCAGGCGGAGGGCGAGCCGGTGGTCAGTGTGGACACGAAAAAGAAGGAAGTCGTCGGGGATTTCAAGAATGCGGGACGTCAATGGCGGCCGGCCGGTGAACCCGTGCGGGTTGACGTCCATGACTTCCCCAGCGATGCACTGGGCAAGGCCCTGCCTTATGGCATCTACGATCTGGCGGCGGACACCGGCTGGGTGAATGTCGGTACGGATCACGACACCGCAGCCTTCGCGGTCGAATCGATCCGCCGTTGGTGGAACGGGCAAGGACGCCTCGACTACCCGCAGGCCAGACGTCTGTTGATCACTGCCGATGCCGGCGGCTCCAACGGCTACCGCACCCGGGCCTTCAAGACCGAGTTGGCCGCGTTCGCCGCCCGGACCGGCCTGGCCGTCACGGTCTGCCACATGCCGCCGGGCACATCGAAGTGGAACAAGGTGGAGCATCGGCTGTTCTCCGCGATCACCATGAACTGGCGCGGCAGAGCGCTGAACAGCCACGAGGTCGTCGTGCAGTCCATCGCCGCGACCACCACCCGCACCGGTCTCACCGTCCACGCCGAACTCGACACCGGCACCTATCCCACCGGTGTGAAGGTCAGCGACACCGAGCTGAACGCGGCGCCGGTCACCGGACATGCCTTCCACGGCGAATGGAACTACACCGTGCACCCCCACCCCGCCAGCCCGGCAGACCCCACCAGGCCGACGCCCGGGCCGGCGGCGGTCTTCGACCGCGGTGCCCTGTCACATCCCGCGCTGACCGGCATGACCTGCACCGCACTGGCCGAGCTGACCGAGACCCTGACCCCTGGCTGGCAGGCGCTGCAGAAACAGGACCCGGCCACCCGACGCGACGGCGGCACCCGGCGCCGGGCCCCGGGCGGCGGCCGCAAAGCCAAACTCGACCTGGCCGACCGGGTCCTGGCCACCGTGCTGCAACAAAACCTCGCTCTGCCGCCTACCGTGCTGGCCCACCTCTTCGCCGTCAGCAAGGACACCATCCGCCACACCACCAGCGAGATCCGACGACTGATGGACCAGCACGCACACACCCCAGCCCCCAGCAGCACACCTCAGCACCCTGGCAGGACTCCTCGTCCACGCCACCGCACACGGCGCGACCCTCACGACAGAGACCAAACCAACGTGTTGATTCTTTACGAGCCCTTAGGGCTCGTAAAGAATCAACACGTTGCTTCACGGTCTCCCTGTCGTTGGTGTGGTATGCGCATACCGAGTGAGGTTCGTGACCAACTTGCCCTGAGATTCGGAGTGTTGTTCCCTCATCTGAATGAGCGGCAGCAGCGGCTGGCGCTGGCCGCCGAGGCCCGGCTGCTGGGGCACGGTGGGGTCCGGGCCGTCGCGCGTGCCGCAGGGGTGAGCGAGACGACGGTGCGGAAGGGTGTCTTCGAGTTGGAGGGCGGTGAGGACCCACTGCCCGATGGCCGGGTCCGCCGGGACGGCGGCGGTCGCAAGAGCGCCGAGAAGCTTGACCGGCTGCTCGTTCCGGCGTTGCTGGCGCTGGTCGAGCCGGATGAGCGGGGGGATCCGATGTCGCCGCTGCGGTGGACGACCAAGTCGCTGCGGTCTCTGGCCGGGGAGCTGACGCGGCAGGGCCATACCGCGTCGGCGCCGACCGTGGGCAGGCTGCTGCGGGAGAACGGTTTCAGTCTGCAGGCCAATGCCAAGACCCTTGAGGGCGCTCAGCACCCCGACCGGGACGCGCAGTTCCGGTACATCAACGACCAGGTCAAGGACCATCAGGCGGAGGGCGAGCCGGTGGTCAGTGTGGACACGAAAAAGAAGGAAGTCGTCGGGGATTTCAAGAATGCGGGACGTCAATGGCGGCCGGCCGGTGAACCCGTGCGGGTTGACGTCCATGACTTCCCCAGCGATGCACTGGGCAAGGCCCTGCCTTATGGCATCTACGATCTGGCGGCGGACACCGGCTGGGTGAATGTCGGTACGGATCACGACACCGCAGCCTTCGCGGTCGAATCGATCCGCCGTTGGTGGAACGGGCAAGGACGCCTCGACTACCCGCAGGCCAGACGTCTGTTGATCACTGCCGATGCCGGCGGCTCCAACGGCTACCGCACCCGGGCCTTCAAGACCGAGTTGGCCGCGTTCGCCGCCCGGACCGGCCTGGCCGTCACGGTCTGCCACATGCCGCCGGGCACATCGAAGTGGAACAAGGTGGAGCATCGGCTGTTCTCCGCGATCACCATGAACTGGCGCGGCAGAGCGCTGAACAGCCACGAGGTCGTCGTGCAGTCCATCGCCGCGACCACCACCCGCACCGGTCTCACCGTCCACGCCGAACTCGACACCGGCACCTATCCCACCGGTGTGAAGGTCAGCGACACCGAGCTGAACGCGGCGCCGGTCACCGGACATGCCTTCCACGGCGAATGGAACTACACCGTGCACCCCCACCCCGCCAGCCCGGCAGACCCCACCAGGCCGACGCCCGGGCCGGCGGCGGTCTTCGACCGCGGTGCCCTGTCACATCCCGCGCTGACCGGCATGACCTGCACCGCACTGGCCGAGCTGACCGAGACCCTGACCCCTGGCTGGCAGGCGCTGCAGAAACAGGACCCGGCCACCCGACGCGACGGCGGCACCCGGCGCCGGGCCCCGGGCGGCGGCCGCAAAGCCAAACTCGACCTGGCCGACCGGGTCCTGGCCACCGTGCTGCAACAAAACCTCGCTCTGCCGCCTACCGTGCTGGCCCACCTCTTCGCCGTCAGCAAGGACACCATCCGCCACACCACCAGCGAGATCCGACGACTGATGGACCAGCACGCGCACACACCCCAGCCCCCAGCAGCACACCTCAGCACCCTGGCAGGACTCCTCGTCCACGCCACCGCACACGGCGCGACCCTCACGACAGAGACCAAACCAACGTGTTGA
- a CDS encoding IS110 family transposase, with the protein MADTVIDISGIGLFLGLDLGKEFHHARGLTGQGKTVHDKKLPNTEARLRELFDKLRAKFGTVLVIVDQVANIGALPLTVARATGCRVAYLPGLSMRRAADLYPGEAKTDARDAFVIADTARTMPHTLRAVDRDDEKLAELTMLTGYDNDLAGEVNRTSNRLRGLLSQIHPTLERVVGPRLGYPYILALLERHGSPARLKKLGHARCEALLKAHGSRKAHHLTAEIFDALAEQTVIVPGTEASALIVPGLAAQLAAAHTQRRQAEQEIAALLEALPLFHLLTSMPGMGVRTTAAVIVAIGDGTTFPTAGHLASYAGLAPATKSSGTSIRGEHAPHRGNRLLKRALFQAAFAAIGCKSDRSSRTYYDRQRARGKTHTQAILRLARQRVNVIHAMIRTGALYEPRTPGDIGLAA; encoded by the coding sequence ATGGCCGACACCGTCATCGATATCTCCGGCATAGGTCTGTTCCTCGGCCTGGACCTGGGCAAGGAGTTCCACCACGCCCGCGGCCTGACCGGGCAGGGCAAGACCGTCCACGACAAGAAGCTGCCCAACACCGAGGCCCGCCTGCGGGAGTTGTTCGACAAGCTCAGGGCCAAGTTCGGCACCGTCCTGGTGATCGTGGACCAGGTCGCCAACATCGGCGCGCTGCCACTGACCGTGGCCCGCGCGACCGGCTGCCGGGTCGCTTACCTGCCGGGACTCTCGATGCGCCGGGCCGCCGACCTCTACCCGGGCGAAGCCAAGACCGACGCCCGCGACGCCTTCGTCATCGCCGACACCGCCCGGACCATGCCGCACACCCTGCGCGCGGTGGACCGCGACGACGAGAAGCTGGCCGAGCTGACCATGCTCACCGGCTACGACAACGACCTGGCCGGCGAGGTCAACCGCACCTCCAACCGGCTGCGCGGCCTGCTCTCCCAGATCCATCCCACCCTGGAGCGGGTGGTCGGCCCCCGGCTGGGCTACCCCTACATCCTGGCCCTCCTTGAACGGCACGGCTCCCCGGCCAGGCTGAAGAAACTGGGCCACGCCCGCTGCGAGGCCCTGCTCAAGGCGCACGGCTCGCGCAAGGCCCACCACCTCACCGCGGAGATCTTCGACGCGCTTGCCGAGCAGACCGTCATCGTGCCCGGCACCGAGGCCAGCGCGCTGATCGTGCCCGGACTTGCCGCCCAGCTCGCCGCCGCCCACACCCAGCGCCGCCAGGCCGAGCAGGAGATCGCCGCCCTGCTGGAGGCCCTCCCTCTTTTCCACCTCCTGACCTCCATGCCCGGCATGGGCGTCAGGACCACCGCCGCCGTGATCGTCGCCATCGGCGACGGCACCACCTTCCCCACCGCAGGACACCTCGCCTCCTACGCCGGACTCGCCCCCGCCACCAAGTCCTCGGGCACCTCCATCCGTGGCGAGCACGCACCCCACCGCGGCAACCGACTCCTCAAACGCGCCCTCTTCCAGGCCGCGTTCGCCGCGATCGGCTGCAAATCCGACCGCTCCTCCCGCACCTACTACGACCGTCAACGCGCACGCGGCAAGACCCACACCCAAGCGATCCTCCGCCTGGCCCGCCAACGTGTGAACGTCATCCACGCAATGATCCGCACCGGGGCCCTCTACGAACCACGAACCCCCGGCGACATCGGCCTCGCGGCCTGA